The Roseibium sp. Sym1 nucleotide sequence CGGCCTGATCGAGACCGCGTTCGACGAGCTCGCCCGCCGCTGGCGGCCGATCCTGGACTATGCCGACGAGATGGGTGTCGATGTCTGTTACGAGATCCATCCGGGCGAGGACCTTCACGACGGCATCACGTTCGAAATGTTCCTGGAGCGGCTGGACGGCCACGCCCGCTGCAAGATGCTCTACGATCCGTCCCACTATGTCCTGCAGTGCCTCGACTACCTGGACAATATCGACATCTACAAGGACCGGATCGGCATGTTCCACGTCAAGGATGCCGAATTCAATCCGACCGGGCGACAGGGGGTCTATGGCGGCTACCAGTCCTGGGTCGACCGGGCCGGCCGGTTCCGCTCGCTCGGCGATGGCCAGGTCGATTTCGGTGCGGTCTTTTCAAAGATGGCCGCCAATGACTTCGACGGCTGGGCCGTCGTCGAATGGGAATGCTGCCTGAAGCACCCTGAGGACGGCGCCCGCGAGGGCGCGGTCTTCGTGCAGGACCACATCATCCGCGTGACGGAAAAGGCGTTCGACGATTTCGCCGATGGCGGCAGTGATGACGCCGCCAACCGCAAGATGCTGGGAATCGGGTAAGACCGGGATCTCAATGGCGCACCCGAGGCATCTGCTGCACGGAAGCCGCCGCAATTTCAACCTCCTCCCGAGGGGGATCGCAAGGTCCGTCTCGAAGGACCGGCTGCTGTCTCCGGAACAGGCGGCCCATCCTTCGAGACGGTGCTAACGCGCTTCCTCAGGATGACGGTTTAGGTATGTAAACAAGTTAT carries:
- a CDS encoding sugar phosphate isomerase/epimerase family protein, giving the protein MKTIKGPALFLAQFAGDEAPFNSWDAITKWAADCGYRGVQVPSWDGRLINLEKAASSKTYCEDFAGTARENGVEITELSTHLQGQLVAVHPAYDTAFDGFAAPHVQGNPAARQAWAVDQVKLALAASRNLGITAHATFSGALAWPYVYPWPQRPAGLIETAFDELARRWRPILDYADEMGVDVCYEIHPGEDLHDGITFEMFLERLDGHARCKMLYDPSHYVLQCLDYLDNIDIYKDRIGMFHVKDAEFNPTGRQGVYGGYQSWVDRAGRFRSLGDGQVDFGAVFSKMAANDFDGWAVVEWECCLKHPEDGAREGAVFVQDHIIRVTEKAFDDFADGGSDDAANRKMLGIG